From the genome of Ectobacillus sp. JY-23, one region includes:
- a CDS encoding ROK family transcriptional regulator, with the protein MQNQNMRKGNKAFIKEWNRYLLLEQIRLNGPISRSELAKVTKMGLSTVTNIVEELLKHNLIKETGTAMSTGGRKPILLQFNETYQYAFGVKIEETKIRIALTNLQADILQICHVPFAEKSKPDIVIDTLVQYMSDMLVSQNLDDSCLCGVGIAASGLVDRETGTIVRSSMLGWENVPICQEVSKRMKDIPVFLDKNINAFTLAELHFGQPRKNFVCLSVGAGLGMTTVIDGHIYYGEFGGAGEFGHTTLQINGYPCHCGKRGCLEMYASEPFFKHEGKRLHIEAHSYTFEHLGERISKPEIAGLFKQLGVHLGYAIANIINTLNPAAIVLTGEGMKYAAHFLPYARAEASQNFFAATNETEIVVSLLSDDAWVQGAALLVIRERFQLPLYERE; encoded by the coding sequence ATGCAGAATCAAAACATGCGAAAGGGCAATAAAGCCTTTATAAAAGAATGGAATCGATACCTGTTACTAGAGCAAATTCGTTTAAACGGACCGATCAGTCGCTCAGAGTTAGCAAAGGTAACTAAAATGGGGCTGTCAACCGTAACGAACATTGTAGAGGAATTATTAAAGCATAATCTTATTAAAGAGACGGGAACTGCAATGTCAACAGGGGGAAGAAAGCCCATTTTATTGCAGTTCAATGAGACGTATCAGTATGCGTTTGGTGTAAAAATTGAAGAAACAAAAATACGTATTGCATTAACAAATTTACAAGCGGACATTCTCCAAATTTGTCATGTTCCGTTTGCTGAAAAAAGTAAACCGGATATTGTTATTGACACGCTAGTACAATATATGAGTGACATGCTTGTTTCGCAAAATCTGGATGACAGTTGTCTATGTGGAGTAGGTATTGCAGCTTCAGGGCTGGTGGATCGAGAAACTGGGACCATTGTCCGCTCTTCCATGCTAGGCTGGGAAAATGTGCCGATTTGTCAGGAAGTTAGCAAGCGAATGAAGGATATACCTGTTTTTTTAGATAAAAATATAAACGCTTTCACATTGGCTGAACTCCATTTCGGACAGCCGCGAAAAAATTTTGTATGCTTGTCTGTCGGTGCTGGTCTAGGTATGACAACTGTTATTGACGGACACATCTATTATGGTGAATTCGGCGGTGCTGGTGAATTTGGCCACACAACCTTACAGATCAACGGCTATCCTTGTCATTGCGGTAAAAGAGGATGCTTGGAAATGTATGCATCCGAACCTTTTTTTAAGCATGAAGGAAAGCGTCTTCATATAGAGGCGCATTCTTATACATTTGAGCATTTAGGAGAACGTATATCAAAACCAGAGATTGCAGGGTTATTTAAACAGCTTGGTGTTCATCTTGGGTACGCCATAGCGAATATTATCAATACTTTGAATCCTGCTGCTATCGTGTTAACAGGAGAAGGAATGAAGTATGCTGCACATTTCTTGCCATACGCACGTGCAGAGGCTTCACAAAACTTTTTTGCGGCTACAAACGAAACCGAAATTGTCGTTTCACTTCTAAGTGATGATGCATGGGTGCAGGGAGCTGCCTTGCTGGTTATAAGGGAACGATTCCAGTTGCCATTATATGAAAGGGAGTGA
- a CDS encoding maltose acetyltransferase domain-containing protein translates to MKTEKEKMIAGEMYNPSDTELLEGRIRARELTWAFNAEPDGEKRKVILKNLFGSTKENLYMEPSFQCDYGYNIHVGENFYANFNCVILDVCPVTFGDNCMLAPGVHIYTASHPLEAEARNSGREFGKPVVIGDNVWIGGQAVINPGVTIGDNTVIASGAVVTKDVPPNTVVGGNPARIIKHIDNGGN, encoded by the coding sequence ATGAAAACAGAAAAAGAAAAGATGATTGCTGGTGAAATGTACAATCCCAGCGACACTGAATTGTTAGAGGGACGTATTCGTGCCAGGGAATTAACATGGGCGTTTAATGCAGAGCCAGATGGAGAAAAGAGAAAAGTTATTTTGAAGAACCTTTTCGGTTCTACTAAAGAAAATTTGTATATGGAGCCTAGCTTTCAATGTGATTACGGTTATAACATTCATGTGGGTGAGAATTTTTACGCGAATTTTAATTGTGTCATCCTGGATGTTTGTCCTGTTACATTTGGTGACAACTGTATGCTCGCACCAGGGGTACACATTTATACGGCATCTCATCCGCTTGAAGCAGAAGCACGTAATTCCGGTAGGGAGTTTGGAAAGCCGGTTGTAATAGGAGATAACGTATGGATTGGAGGACAAGCAGTCATTAATCCTGGTGTGACAATTGGAGATAATACAGTCATTGCATCCGGTGCAGTTGTTACTAAAGATGTTCCGCCTAATACAGTGGTAGGCGGCAATCCGGCTAGAATCATCAAACATATTGACAATGGGGGTAACTAA
- the shc gene encoding squalene--hopene cyclase, with protein sequence MYSQDRIEELRRLQQADGTWRFCFEGAPMTDCLMIITMRMLDIQGEELIEKLTKRLAALQGKNGAWSLYEDERGNLSVTVLAYTALLVSGRYKPSDDNMRQAEAYIQTQGGLVRTHFMTKFVLAVIGQYPYPKLSVPTPLFLLPSFAPMSMYSLSNYARIHLVPMVICLNKRFIMPQDIDMSHLLLGEASWFKQERNVSSNLIQQGKRLALYPKKLHDKGFQEAERFILNRLEDNGTFYSYATSTFYMIYALLALGYKQNAPIIVKAMQGLVSYLFHTAKGLHLQNSPSEVWDTALLSYSLQEAGVSVHDPMIRAANAYLVHKQHHKMGDWSVRAPRATPGGWGFSDSNTFVPDNDDTSAVLRALKGEKMYEKAWQRGLSWLLEMQNKDGGWGAFEKGADNEWLTVLPLDNAEDAIIDNSTPDVTGRVLEFLGNYAGLHEEHSIVKRGVTCLERLQRQDGSWYGRWGICYIYGTWAAVTGLRAVGVLASDSRLQRAAVWLESIQHSDGGFGESCRSSEKKRFIPLSFSTPSQTAWAVDALLAIKGRDAQSVQRGVDFLRHWEKWTERAKSYPTGLGLPGQFYIRYHSYNYIFPLLALAHYDKNNG encoded by the coding sequence ATGTACAGTCAAGACCGAATTGAGGAGTTGCGACGCTTGCAGCAAGCAGACGGAACATGGCGCTTTTGTTTTGAAGGAGCACCTATGACCGATTGTTTGATGATTATTACAATGCGTATGTTGGATATACAAGGAGAGGAATTAATTGAAAAACTGACAAAGCGATTAGCGGCATTGCAGGGGAAAAACGGAGCATGGAGCTTATATGAAGATGAGCGTGGTAACTTATCTGTAACCGTTTTAGCATATACCGCACTACTTGTATCCGGTCGATACAAACCAAGCGATGACAATATGCGTCAAGCGGAAGCCTATATACAGACACAAGGTGGCCTCGTACGTACCCACTTTATGACCAAGTTTGTTTTAGCTGTCATTGGCCAATATCCGTATCCGAAGCTGTCCGTACCTACGCCGTTGTTTTTATTACCATCTTTTGCTCCTATGTCTATGTATTCCTTAAGTAACTATGCACGTATTCATCTTGTGCCAATGGTAATTTGCTTAAATAAGCGCTTTATCATGCCGCAAGATATAGATATGAGTCATCTTTTGCTAGGAGAAGCTTCTTGGTTTAAGCAAGAACGTAATGTGTCTTCAAACCTTATACAACAAGGAAAACGCTTGGCACTATATCCAAAAAAACTTCACGATAAAGGATTTCAGGAAGCTGAGCGCTTTATCTTAAATCGTCTGGAAGACAACGGAACATTCTATAGCTATGCAACGTCTACTTTTTATATGATTTACGCTTTACTCGCACTTGGATATAAACAGAATGCTCCGATTATTGTTAAGGCTATGCAAGGCCTGGTTTCCTATTTATTTCATACAGCCAAGGGACTACATCTGCAAAATTCTCCTTCCGAAGTATGGGATACTGCTTTACTTAGCTATTCTTTACAAGAAGCTGGGGTGTCTGTTCACGATCCCATGATTCGAGCTGCAAATGCATACCTGGTCCATAAGCAACATCATAAAATGGGGGATTGGAGTGTTCGTGCACCGCGGGCTACACCAGGTGGGTGGGGCTTTTCAGACAGCAATACCTTTGTCCCTGACAACGATGATACATCAGCTGTACTGCGAGCACTAAAGGGAGAGAAAATGTATGAAAAAGCATGGCAAAGGGGATTGTCTTGGCTTTTAGAGATGCAGAATAAAGACGGTGGCTGGGGTGCGTTTGAAAAAGGGGCAGACAATGAATGGCTTACTGTGTTGCCACTTGATAATGCGGAAGATGCTATCATTGACAACTCTACACCGGATGTAACAGGAAGAGTATTGGAATTTTTAGGTAATTATGCGGGTTTGCATGAGGAGCATAGCATTGTTAAACGAGGCGTGACCTGCTTAGAAAGGTTACAACGTCAAGACGGCTCATGGTACGGCAGGTGGGGGATATGCTACATATATGGAACATGGGCGGCGGTCACAGGCTTGCGTGCGGTTGGTGTTCTGGCATCAGATTCACGTTTACAAAGAGCTGCTGTTTGGTTAGAGTCTATTCAGCATAGTGACGGCGGTTTTGGGGAATCGTGCAGAAGCAGTGAAAAAAAGCGTTTTATACCACTATCCTTTAGTACACCGTCTCAAACAGCTTGGGCAGTTGATGCTTTACTTGCTATAAAAGGACGCGATGCGCAATCAGTACAGCGAGGTGTCGATTTTTTAAGGCATTGGGAGAAATGGACGGAACGAGCCAAGTCATACCCCACTGGTTTAGGTTTGCCGGGGCAATTTTATATTCGTTATCATAGCTATAACTACATTTTCCCCCTTTTAGCACTTGCTCATTATGATAAGAACAATGGCTAA
- a CDS encoding YhdT family protein translates to MKETKDPRFRIAHREAWIGLGLAVINFIWWFSFAYGMGTKAPQDYTYVWGLPAWFFWSCIVGFIVMVVLVIGAVRFLFTDIPFESEGES, encoded by the coding sequence ATGAAAGAAACGAAGGATCCACGTTTTCGGATTGCTCATCGTGAAGCGTGGATAGGGTTGGGGTTGGCTGTCATCAATTTTATTTGGTGGTTCAGCTTTGCTTATGGTATGGGTACAAAAGCGCCGCAGGATTATACGTATGTTTGGGGACTTCCAGCTTGGTTTTTCTGGAGCTGTATTGTTGGGTTTATCGTAATGGTAGTACTCGTTATAGGAGCTGTCCGCTTTTTATTTACGGATATTCCATTTGAGAGCGAGGGTGAGTCATGA
- a CDS encoding YuzL family protein, which produces MGKRKKDPARAQLGSAHVEGQGTTTSESGRERSSARHKQKQS; this is translated from the coding sequence ATGGGCAAGCGTAAAAAAGATCCTGCACGTGCACAACTTGGCTCTGCACATGTTGAAGGACAAGGCACAACAACAAGTGAATCAGGTAGAGAGCGCTCTTCTGCGCGTCATAAGCAAAAACAATCATAA
- a CDS encoding nucleoside hydrolase — MKKKVLLFCDPGIDDSLAIIYALLHPDIELVGLVTSYGNVSREQTTANAAYLLSLVGREDIPVIRGAYRPFSGESNVYYPEIHGENGMGPIQLPKSFLQAPTFSMGKVIDIMDEHKNELIMVDVGRSTTLAIVCNIGEERMEQIQGYYIMGGAFFVPGNVTPVAEANFYGDPVASNYIMMHAKNVTLCPLNVTKDALITETIIEEVAAVSQNPFRKLIKDIFMYYYQAYQKLIPKITGTPLHDVLTVMVVANPELLQYVYRPVSVATEGVSRGESIADFRALPHTNGNWVKIGWELNQNLFVERFKQIMISAVAIN; from the coding sequence ATGAAAAAAAAGGTATTATTATTTTGTGACCCTGGTATTGATGATTCATTAGCAATTATTTACGCGCTGCTACATCCAGATATTGAACTGGTTGGGCTTGTTACGAGTTACGGAAATGTCTCAAGAGAGCAAACTACAGCCAACGCCGCTTATTTGCTTTCATTGGTAGGGCGAGAGGATATACCTGTTATTCGAGGGGCGTACCGACCGTTTAGCGGCGAAAGCAATGTGTATTATCCGGAAATACACGGTGAAAATGGTATGGGTCCTATTCAACTGCCAAAAAGTTTTTTACAGGCTCCTACGTTCTCTATGGGGAAAGTAATTGATATTATGGATGAACATAAAAATGAGTTGATCATGGTGGATGTAGGCAGATCGACAACACTCGCGATTGTATGCAATATTGGTGAGGAACGGATGGAGCAAATTCAAGGTTATTATATTATGGGAGGCGCCTTTTTTGTACCTGGAAATGTGACACCTGTAGCTGAAGCGAACTTTTACGGTGATCCTGTAGCGTCTAATTATATTATGATGCATGCAAAAAATGTGACGCTTTGTCCGCTTAATGTTACAAAAGACGCGTTAATTACGGAAACGATAATTGAAGAAGTTGCGGCTGTAAGTCAAAACCCGTTTCGTAAGTTAATTAAAGATATTTTTATGTATTACTATCAAGCATACCAAAAGTTGATTCCTAAAATTACCGGGACGCCGTTGCACGATGTGTTAACGGTGATGGTTGTTGCAAATCCAGAATTGCTGCAATATGTGTACCGGCCTGTTTCGGTTGCAACAGAGGGTGTATCTCGTGGTGAAAGTATTGCCGACTTTCGAGCACTACCACATACGAATGGAAATTGGGTGAAGATTGGATGGGAGCTCAATCAAAATTTATTTGTGGAGCGCTTTAAGCAAATTATGATAAGTGCTGTTGCTATAAATTAG
- the rarD gene encoding EamA family transporter RarD, which produces MNMQQKGVWYAGSAYVMWGVLPLYWKLLQHVPSEIILAHRVIWSFVFMMGIMIFKQQFHALWVSCRNLAAQPKLLLLLVTASFLISINWFIYIWAVNHNHIIEASLGYYINPLVSILLGMVVLKEKLTFWQIVSVVCAATGVSILTFSYSVFPWIALCLAVSFGVYGLVKKIIALDAAVGLTIETLLIAPVALIYVMLPHTNTSVIGWHDLLLLAGGGVATALPLLYFAKGAKLISLSMIGFLQYIAPSISLGIGIFLYNEEFTHTHMIAFSFIWIALLIFSFANTKLMMRLRPNIRKNKAV; this is translated from the coding sequence ATGAATATGCAGCAAAAAGGAGTTTGGTATGCCGGCAGTGCTTATGTGATGTGGGGTGTTTTGCCTTTATATTGGAAGCTCCTGCAACATGTACCGTCAGAAATTATTTTAGCACATCGTGTAATATGGTCATTTGTCTTTATGATGGGGATTATGATATTCAAACAGCAATTTCATGCTTTATGGGTGTCTTGTCGAAATCTTGCAGCGCAGCCTAAGTTGTTGTTACTATTAGTGACAGCATCCTTTCTTATTAGTATAAACTGGTTTATTTACATTTGGGCCGTGAACCACAATCATATTATTGAAGCAAGTCTCGGCTATTATATAAATCCACTCGTTAGTATTTTACTAGGGATGGTTGTTTTAAAAGAAAAGCTAACATTTTGGCAAATCGTTTCGGTCGTTTGTGCAGCAACAGGTGTAAGTATTTTAACATTTTCATATAGTGTTTTTCCGTGGATTGCGCTTTGCTTAGCCGTTAGCTTTGGTGTATACGGTTTGGTGAAAAAGATAATTGCTCTTGATGCTGCAGTTGGATTAACAATCGAAACGTTATTAATTGCGCCTGTTGCACTTATATATGTTATGCTACCTCATACCAATACTAGTGTTATAGGATGGCATGACTTATTGCTTCTTGCTGGTGGGGGGGTAGCGACAGCACTACCACTTTTATATTTTGCCAAAGGTGCTAAGCTAATCTCTTTATCTATGATTGGATTTTTACAATACATCGCCCCAAGTATTAGTTTGGGAATTGGTATATTTTTGTACAATGAAGAATTTACGCATACACATATGATTGCATTTTCATTTATATGGATTGCACTTCTTATTTTTTCATTTGCAAATACAAAGTTGATGATGCGTTTGCGCCCGAATATACGAAAAAATAAGGCGGTATAA
- a CDS encoding divergent PAP2 family protein: MENILHNGPLVTAVISWFLAQLIKVVIVLFKTRELDVAKFFASGGMPSSHSSTVTALATAIGFEEGVTSTLFAISAIFAVIVMYDASGVRLAVSKQAKILNDFFHGRTKDYKLLNELVGHTPYQVIVGAILGIAVAAWYY, from the coding sequence ATGGAAAATATCCTTCACAACGGCCCGCTGGTGACAGCTGTAATTTCTTGGTTTCTGGCGCAGCTCATTAAGGTTGTCATCGTATTGTTTAAAACAAGGGAGCTCGATGTAGCTAAATTTTTTGCGTCTGGCGGGATGCCAAGTTCTCATTCATCCACTGTAACAGCTCTAGCTACTGCTATCGGTTTTGAGGAAGGTGTTACAAGCACGCTGTTTGCAATTTCGGCCATTTTCGCAGTTATTGTGATGTATGATGCCTCAGGAGTACGCCTTGCGGTAAGTAAGCAAGCAAAAATCTTAAATGATTTCTTTCATGGTAGGACAAAAGATTATAAGCTATTAAATGAGCTTGTCGGTCATACCCCATACCAGGTAATTGTGGGCGCTATTTTAGGTATCGCTGTTGCAGCTTGGTATTATTAA
- a CDS encoding aldehyde dehydrogenase family protein — protein sequence MSQVAVELREKVATFLQGKKRLYINGQFIESASQKTFETPNPATGETLATVYEASREDIHRAVIAARQAFDEGPWSKMAAAERSRLMYKLADLMERDQLELAQLETLDNGKPIRETTAADVPLAIEHMRYYAGWATKIVGQTIPVSGNYFNYTRHEAVGVVGQIIPWNFPLLMAMWKLGAALATGCTVVLKPAEQTPLSALYLAELIEEAGFPKGVVNIVPGYGESAGQALVNHPLVDKIAFTGSTEVGKIIMKQASESLKRVTLELGGKSPNIILPDADLSRAIPGALNGVMFNQGQVCCAGSRLFVPKKMFDNVVADLALYSKNLQQGAGINPDTNIGPLVSKEQQNRVLGYINKGIEEGAELIAGGTNPYEDGYFVAPTVFADVKDEMTIAKEEIFGPVIAAMPFEDLDEVIERSNRSHYGLAAGVWTENLKSAHYIAAKLRAGTVWVNCYNAFDAASPFGGYKQSGLGREMGSYALQNYTEVKSVWVNMN from the coding sequence ATGAGTCAAGTAGCGGTTGAATTACGCGAAAAGGTAGCTACTTTTTTGCAAGGAAAAAAACGGTTATACATTAATGGACAATTTATTGAAAGCGCTTCCCAGAAAACATTTGAAACACCTAACCCCGCCACAGGGGAAACATTAGCTACAGTCTATGAAGCTAGCCGTGAAGATATCCACAGAGCTGTTATTGCGGCGCGCCAAGCATTTGATGAAGGACCATGGAGCAAGATGGCAGCTGCAGAACGAAGCAGACTTATGTATAAACTAGCTGACTTGATGGAGCGGGACCAATTAGAATTGGCACAGCTTGAAACATTGGATAATGGCAAGCCAATTCGTGAAACAACGGCGGCCGATGTGCCATTAGCCATTGAGCATATGCGTTATTATGCAGGCTGGGCAACGAAGATTGTCGGGCAAACCATCCCGGTCAGCGGTAACTACTTTAACTATACACGCCACGAAGCAGTTGGTGTTGTAGGACAAATTATTCCTTGGAACTTCCCGCTTTTAATGGCAATGTGGAAGCTTGGCGCCGCTCTGGCAACAGGCTGCACAGTCGTTTTGAAGCCGGCAGAGCAAACGCCGCTTTCTGCCTTATATTTGGCAGAATTAATTGAAGAAGCTGGCTTTCCAAAAGGTGTTGTCAACATTGTTCCGGGCTACGGTGAGTCTGCCGGACAAGCGCTTGTAAATCATCCGCTTGTGGACAAAATTGCGTTTACTGGTTCAACCGAAGTCGGAAAAATTATTATGAAGCAGGCTTCTGAAAGCCTAAAGCGTGTGACACTTGAACTTGGCGGAAAGTCGCCAAATATTATTTTGCCTGATGCTGATTTATCTCGGGCCATCCCTGGTGCATTAAACGGCGTAATGTTCAACCAGGGGCAGGTATGTTGCGCGGGTTCACGTTTGTTTGTACCAAAAAAGATGTTTGACAATGTTGTAGCAGATCTTGCTTTATATTCTAAAAACCTACAGCAAGGTGCCGGTATCAATCCTGACACAAACATCGGTCCACTTGTATCCAAAGAACAGCAAAACCGCGTTCTCGGTTACATTAATAAAGGAATAGAAGAAGGCGCAGAATTGATCGCAGGCGGGACTAATCCTTATGAGGACGGTTACTTTGTTGCACCGACTGTGTTTGCAGACGTAAAGGATGAAATGACAATTGCCAAAGAAGAAATCTTCGGACCGGTTATCGCAGCGATGCCGTTTGAAGATTTAGATGAAGTCATTGAGCGTTCCAATCGCTCTCATTATGGCCTTGCAGCAGGCGTATGGACAGAAAACCTCAAAAGTGCACATTACATAGCTGCAAAATTGCGTGCCGGAACCGTTTGGGTGAATTGCTATAATGCATTTGACGCAGCTTCTCCATTTGGCGGTTACAAACAATCTGGTCTCGGACGCGAAATGGGCTCATATGCGCTACAAAACTATACAGAAGTAAAGAGCGTTTGGGTGAATATGAACTAA
- the argH gene encoding argininosuccinate lyase, with product MKRKKDAFVNVEGERFPGKTYVDQVLRHVFEGQRDYLRSSMFAIHYAHVIMLTEQHVLSLIDAQKILRSVYQVEAENHSSVAYDEHYEDFFFFIEDRIRQVASDEIISNMHIGRSRNDMGVAMYRMVIRTHILEVQEALLTLADSILEQSYEHATTIIPAYTHTQPAQPTTLGHYLLAIYDVCMRDLKRLQAAFTTINRSPMGAAALATTGFPINRERICELLGFEKLVENSYDAIAGADYLAEAASAMAVCMLNCGRWIQDFLLLATKEFNGIIVADPYVQISSIMPQKRNPVSIEHARALASGSYAEALAVLHMIHNTPFGDIVDTEDDLQPYLYNCFAKAKRVFSLMQAVIRTITINKDVLKERASKHAITITELADEVTRKGIPFRRAHEMAATVAKACAAQQKELYEFTLTEVNTILAVVSLTYEEWDHITSPESFINRRNITGGPALQEIQRMLQVRREEAKQHQERISSMQAKIQHCATHLRVLVQQYVK from the coding sequence GTGAAAAGAAAGAAAGATGCATTTGTAAATGTGGAAGGAGAACGTTTTCCAGGAAAAACGTATGTAGATCAGGTATTGCGGCACGTTTTTGAAGGTCAGCGCGATTATTTACGAAGTTCAATGTTCGCAATTCATTATGCACATGTTATTATGCTAACGGAACAACATGTTTTATCTTTGATTGATGCCCAAAAAATTTTACGAAGCGTTTATCAAGTGGAAGCTGAAAATCATAGCAGCGTGGCATATGATGAGCACTATGAAGACTTTTTCTTTTTTATTGAAGATCGTATTAGACAAGTGGCTTCAGATGAAATAATTAGTAATATGCATATTGGTCGTAGTCGCAATGACATGGGTGTTGCCATGTATAGAATGGTTATTCGAACACATATATTAGAGGTGCAGGAAGCCTTGTTAACGTTAGCTGATAGCATATTAGAACAATCTTATGAACATGCAACCACAATTATCCCAGCTTATACGCATACCCAGCCTGCACAACCTACCACACTTGGACATTATTTGCTCGCAATCTACGATGTATGCATGAGAGACTTGAAGCGGTTACAAGCAGCATTTACGACAATCAATCGTTCGCCAATGGGAGCGGCTGCATTAGCTACAACCGGATTTCCAATCAATCGAGAACGTATTTGCGAGCTTCTTGGCTTTGAAAAACTTGTGGAGAATTCTTATGATGCGATCGCAGGTGCCGACTATCTGGCAGAAGCAGCCAGTGCGATGGCAGTTTGTATGCTTAACTGTGGTCGCTGGATACAAGATTTTTTACTTTTAGCAACAAAGGAGTTTAATGGGATAATTGTTGCAGATCCGTACGTACAAATCAGCAGTATTATGCCGCAAAAACGGAATCCGGTATCAATTGAACATGCTCGCGCGTTAGCAAGCGGATCATATGCAGAAGCCCTTGCCGTGCTGCATATGATCCACAATACCCCTTTTGGTGATATTGTGGATACTGAGGATGACTTACAGCCTTATTTGTATAATTGCTTTGCCAAGGCGAAGCGGGTTTTTTCATTAATGCAAGCGGTCATAAGAACCATAACTATCAATAAAGATGTGTTAAAGGAACGCGCTTCAAAACATGCGATTACGATTACGGAATTGGCAGATGAAGTAACACGAAAAGGTATACCGTTTCGCAGGGCACATGAAATGGCTGCTACAGTTGCCAAAGCATGTGCAGCGCAGCAGAAAGAATTATATGAGTTTACACTAACAGAAGTGAATACTATTCTAGCTGTTGTATCACTTACCTATGAAGAGTGGGATCATATTACTTCTCCAGAATCTTTTATTAATCGCCGCAATATTACTGGTGGCCCCGCCTTACAAGAAATACAGCGGATGCTTCAAGTAAGGAGAGAAGAAGCGAAGCAACACCAAGAAAGGATTAGTAGCATGCAGGCAAAAATCCAACACTGCGCGACACACTTACGGGTACTTGTACAGCAGTATGTAAAATAA
- the panF gene encoding sodium/pantothenate symporter produces the protein MNTYVLIPMIATFIVVFLIGLYASHKVRKAASGSFLQEYFLGGRELGGFLLAMTMIATYGSASSFIGGPGIAYHTGLGWVLLSSIQVVTGYIVLTTLGKKFAIIARQMKAVTLVDYLKMRYNSKAVVILSALCIIVFLFAATAAQWVGGGRLIESLTGLSYPAALFIFTVTVLVYVIIGGFRAVALSDALLGAIMLVGTVVILVGTIVAGGGISNIMKELVAINPNLVTPFGADGKLTATYVTSFWILVGVGVVGLPQISVRAMSYKHARAMHQALIIGTIVVGAIMIGMHLTGVLARAVMPGVDIPDKVMPLLAMKVLPPWLAGIFLAAPMAAIMSTVNSLLLMVSSSLIKDVYVNYIKPDASHQMIKRGTLAVTGLVGIVVYLAALHPPEFLIWLNLFSFGGLEAAFIWPLVLGLYWRKGNAAGALGSLVVGVGSYIIFHLFYQNALGMHTVILPVMLSFLAYVIGSFMGK, from the coding sequence ATGAATACATATGTACTGATTCCGATGATTGCCACCTTTATAGTCGTATTTCTAATAGGGTTATACGCATCACATAAGGTACGCAAGGCGGCTTCGGGTAGCTTTTTGCAAGAGTATTTTCTTGGTGGACGAGAGCTTGGGGGTTTTTTACTTGCCATGACGATGATTGCTACATATGGCAGTGCCAGCAGCTTTATTGGGGGACCAGGTATTGCTTATCATACAGGTCTTGGTTGGGTACTTTTGTCTTCTATTCAAGTTGTGACAGGATATATTGTACTAACAACGCTAGGTAAAAAATTTGCTATTATTGCACGGCAAATGAAGGCTGTCACATTAGTAGACTATTTAAAAATGCGCTATAACAGCAAAGCGGTTGTTATTTTATCAGCACTTTGTATTATTGTGTTTCTCTTTGCTGCCACTGCTGCCCAGTGGGTTGGCGGCGGTCGATTAATTGAATCGTTGACGGGTTTATCATATCCAGCAGCACTGTTTATTTTTACTGTTACTGTACTTGTTTATGTTATAATCGGTGGATTTCGTGCCGTAGCACTGTCTGATGCACTTCTTGGTGCAATTATGTTGGTGGGTACAGTTGTTATTTTAGTAGGCACAATTGTTGCAGGTGGAGGAATATCCAACATCATGAAAGAGCTTGTGGCCATTAATCCAAACTTGGTAACACCATTTGGAGCAGATGGAAAACTCACAGCGACTTATGTAACGTCTTTTTGGATTTTAGTTGGTGTAGGAGTAGTGGGATTGCCGCAAATCAGTGTTCGAGCCATGTCCTATAAACATGCAAGGGCGATGCATCAAGCACTTATTATAGGTACAATTGTGGTAGGTGCTATTATGATAGGCATGCATCTCACAGGTGTGCTAGCAAGAGCAGTTATGCCTGGTGTAGATATACCAGATAAAGTAATGCCATTGCTTGCAATGAAGGTGTTACCACCTTGGCTCGCAGGTATTTTTTTAGCTGCACCGATGGCTGCTATTATGTCGACCGTAAATTCTTTACTGCTGATGGTAAGCTCATCTTTAATTAAAGATGTATATGTAAATTACATAAAGCCGGATGCCTCTCATCAAATGATAAAAAGAGGTACATTAGCAGTAACCGGATTGGTAGGTATTGTTGTTTATTTGGCAGCTTTACATCCCCCTGAGTTTTTAATATGGTTAAATTTATTTTCGTTCGGAGGGCTCGAAGCAGCGTTTATTTGGCCGCTTGTTTTGGGGTTATATTGGAGAAAGGGAAATGCGGCGGGTGCATTGGGATCATTAGTGGTTGGTGTTGGCTCTTATATAATTTTTCATTTATTTTATCAAAATGCATTAGGTATGCATACTGTTATTTTGCCTGTTATGTTATCCTTTTTAGCCTATGTTATAGGAAGTTTTATGGGGAAGTAA